The stretch of DNA ACCTTCGCAACGCAGATCAAGAACACCCGCGAGAAGTACTGGGTGTCGTCCTTCAATCAAGGCGTTTCCAAGGTGAACGCCAAAGAGGGGCAGACTGCGGATCTCGAAGGCGCTATCAATGAGTTCGCCTCCGCCATTCAAATCGATCCCAGCCGCGTCGAGGCCTACAAAAACCTGGCCTATTCCTATCTGCGCAGCAACAATACCCCAAGCGCCATCGCGACCTATGAAAAGTATCTGACCGTCAATCCCAGAGAGGTCACCATCCTCAACGAGGTAACCCGCCTCTACATGGAAGCCAAGGACTACTCCAAGGCTGAAGAGACCGCACAGCGGACACTGGCTATTGATGCGGCCAATCTGGATGCCATTTCAAACCTGGCCATGGCCTACGATCTCGGCGGCCAGAACGACAAGGCACTGGCAACCTATGAGACCGCCCTGGCCAAGAATCCCAATGACCAGGACCTGCTTTTCAACCTTGCCCGCCTCCACTATCTCAACAAGGAATATGACAAGGCCATCGAGCTTTTTCAGAAGGTCATCACCCTCAATCCCGAGGACTATGATGCCAATCTGAATGTTGGCAATGCCTATCTGACCATGGCCGATGATCTGCGCAAAAGCCTCGTTGAGAAGGAGACCGCCAAGCAGACCGTCTCGGATGCCGATGTGGCCAAGCTGAAGGATTTTTACAAAGCGGCCATCCCCTTCCTGGAAAAGGCAATTGCCGTCAAGTCGGATAACTCGGCGATCTATTACAACCTGGGCGTCGCTTATATCAACATCGGCGATCAGACCAAGGGCGCCGAATTCTTCAACAAGGCCGAACAGCTCCGCAAGTAGCCAGTCTTTTCCCCTGCGAGCCCCGCACGCGCTGTGGGGCTTTTTTTTGCCTTGAATCTCATGCAAATTTTGCGTTTATTATTACTACACATAGCCGTCGCGCTCTGTCGCGGCGAACAAGTTATCAGTGCAGTACGGTGTCAGACGGCGAGTATCTTGTGATCGATCAGGAGCGTGTCAATCGAATCATCGCGCGAGGCAACGTGCCAGGCCACGTTGCGGTGATCATGGATGGAAATGGTCGCTGGGCCCGGGGTCGCGGCTTGCCGCGCACTGAAGGCCACAAGGAGGGGATTGAATCGGTGCGGGCTTGCGTCGAGGCCGCCGGTGCCCTGGGAGTCAAGGCTTTGACGCTGTATACCTTCTCCTCGGAGAACTGGGCGCGGCCGCGCGCCGAGGTGAGCGCCCTGATGTCCCTGCTGGTGCGGACCGTGCGCCGTGAGGCCGATGAGCTGGATCGCAGCAACGTCCGCCTGACTGTGATCGGCGATCTCGATGCACTACCAGCAACGCCGCGTCAAGGTTTCAATGCAGTGACCGCCCGGCTGCGCAAGAACACCGGCCTGGTGCTTAATATCGCCCTGAGCTATAGCGGTCGCCAGGAGATCACCCAGGCGGCCCGGGCGCTGGCTCGCGAAGTGGCCGCCGGCCGTCTCGACCCGGATCAGATCGATGAAGCGCTCTTTGCCCGCCATCTCCAGACCGCAGAGATCGGCGACCCGGATCTTCTTATTCGCACCAGCGGCGAGATGCGCCTGAGCAATTTCCTCCTCTGGCAGCTCGCCTATTCTGAGTTCTACGTCACCCCGATCTTGTGGCCGGACTTCCGCCACGATCAGTTTTTTGATGCAATCGAATCCTACCAGCACCGCGAGCGCCGCTTCGGCAAGGTCACCGGGTGATCCAGCCCTCCCTTTTTTCCGCGATTCCAATCCATTCTCAGGCGATTCCCGACTCGACTATCGCCTGGGCCGCCGCAGGCGGCGGAGCGGTTTCGGAGCGCGGTGCGGCAAGCACCTTTTAAGGGAACTTAATGGCTTTGTAAGAGTAAGATGAAGTACAACCGGAAGGCGAAGCAACGGAAGGAACGCCATGGATTCCGATCGGAATTACGGGGTCAGCCGCCCTTTTGAAATATTTCTCTTTACAAAAATATTAGAATTTATTAAATTTAAAAGTTTTAATCAAACTGGAAAAGGCTGAAACCTCATGACCTTGCTGCACCATCGTAGATACATCCCTCTTGTGCTGCTCCTGCTGATCTTGCCTTTGACGGGTTTTGCCCAGAAACGATCGCTTAAAATCCTTGGCCTCTCTGTGGAGGGGAACAAGACGGTCGACGCGAGCATGATCCGTCTCAGCTCCGGTCTGAATGTCGGCAGCGAGGTCACTGGCGATGGCATTCAGGAGGCCATACGCCGGCTCTGGCGTCTCGCGCTTTTTGCCGATGTCGAAATCGTTGTGGACCGTGAGGTGGCCGACGGGGCCTATCTGACGATCAAGGTGGTGGAGAATCCCCGCCTGGAAAAGGTGGAGATCGAAGGCAACAAGAAGCTGAAAAAAGGCGATATCGAGACCCTACTCAATTTCTACCCTGGTCAGGTGGTCAGCCCCACCCTGATCAGCCGCGCCAAATCCAAGATTTACGACAAATATAAGGAAAAGGGCTACCTCCTGGCCAAGGTCAAGGTCAATCAATATGTCAGCCGCGAGGACAGCAACCGCGTCCTGGTCCGTTTTGTCTTCGATGAGGGCAGCAAAGTCCAGATCGAAAAGATCCGTTTTCATGGCAACAATCATTTCTCCACCAGCCGCCTGCGCAAGCAGATGAAAAAGACCAAGGAAGACCGCTGGTGGCGCGGGGCCGATTTCGATCGGGAAAAATACGCCGAGGACCAGGGCAAACTGCTCGATTTCTATTTCAATCACGGCTTCCGGGACGCCGAAATCCTGCGCGACTCCCTCTCCTATAGCCCCGACCGCAGCGATATGTTCATCGATATCTGGGTGCAGGAAGGGGATCAGTACACCTTCGGCAACGTTACCTGGAAGGGCAACACCGTATTCACCAATGATCAATTGACCGCCAATCTCGGCTTCGCCCCGGGCGAGACCTACAGCAAGAAAAAACTCGACGAAGCCCTGCAGAAACATATCGGCTCCCTCTATTATGACCGCGGCTACATCTATGCCCAGGTGGAACCGACCGAGGTGGTGGCTGAGAACAATGTGCTGAACATCGATTTCACCGTCAATGAGGGCAAACAAGCCCGCGTCAACGAGATCACCATCAGCGGCAATACCCGCACCAAGGACAAGGTCATCCGCCGCGAACTCAAGATCCTGCCGGGCGACATCTTCAGCCGCACCCTCCTCGAACGCAGCCAGCGCGAGGTGTGGATGCTGAACTATTTCGCGAACGTCGAACCCAAGGTCAATCCCATCGATGAAGAGAAGGTCGATCTTGAATTCAAGGTCGATGAAAAGTCGACCGATACCGCCAACATGTCCGCCGGCTATTCCGAGGTCGACAAATTCATCGGTTCGCTCGGCCTGGCCATGGCCAACCTCTTCGGCAACGGCCAGCGGCTGAGCTTCGACTGGAATTTCGGGCGCTATTACCGATCCTTCAACATCGGTTTCACCGAACCGTGGCTCAGGGACACCCCGACCCTGGCAGGTGTTTCCGTATATGACACCAAACGCGATGCTGCCTATTATGGCTACAAACAGGCGAGCCGGGGCTTCTCCATGCGGCTCGGACGCGATCTGACCTGGCCGGATAACTTTTTCCGCAGTGACTTCATTTACGGACTGGATGAAACGACGCTCTCGGATTTCAATTCGTACTACATCGCCGCCAACCCCAACGGTATCGTCACCCAGGATTGGCCCTTGACCAGCAGCAGCATCACCCATATCGTCACCCGCAACAGCCTCGATCGTCCCGAATTCCCGACTGCGGGATCGGAAATCACCCTGACCAACGAGCTGAGCGGAACCTTTCTTGGCGGCAACGTCGATTTCCACAAACATACCTTCCGCATGGACTGGTTCATGCCCTCATACTGGAAGCTGGTGTTGTACTCGAGCTTTCAGGCGGGCTATATGCAAACCATCGGCAACAATTCCCGGATCCCGTATCTGGAATATTTTTTCATGGGCGGCGACGGCCTCTCGCGCTCCATCCCCCTGCGCGGTTAC from bacterium encodes:
- the bamA gene encoding outer membrane protein assembly factor BamA, whose translation is MTLLHHRRYIPLVLLLLILPLTGFAQKRSLKILGLSVEGNKTVDASMIRLSSGLNVGSEVTGDGIQEAIRRLWRLALFADVEIVVDREVADGAYLTIKVVENPRLEKVEIEGNKKLKKGDIETLLNFYPGQVVSPTLISRAKSKIYDKYKEKGYLLAKVKVNQYVSREDSNRVLVRFVFDEGSKVQIEKIRFHGNNHFSTSRLRKQMKKTKEDRWWRGADFDREKYAEDQGKLLDFYFNHGFRDAEILRDSLSYSPDRSDMFIDIWVQEGDQYTFGNVTWKGNTVFTNDQLTANLGFAPGETYSKKKLDEALQKHIGSLYYDRGYIYAQVEPTEVVAENNVLNIDFTVNEGKQARVNEITISGNTRTKDKVIRRELKILPGDIFSRTLLERSQREVWMLNYFANVEPKVNPIDEEKVDLEFKVDEKSTDTANMSAGYSEVDKFIGSLGLAMANLFGNGQRLSFDWNFGRYYRSFNIGFTEPWLRDTPTLAGVSVYDTKRDAAYYGYKQASRGFSMRLGRDLTWPDNFFRSDFIYGLDETTLSDFNSYYIAANPNGIVTQDWPLTSSSITHIVTRNSLDRPEFPTAGSEITLTNELSGTFLGGNVDFHKHTFRMDWFMPSYWKLVLYSSFQAGYMQTIGNNSRIPYLEYFFMGGDGLSRSIPLRGYDDPLGESTSYIEAGGKSYLKYTAELRIPIAPNPTIFALLFAEAGKTWSSFRLANPFAMKRSVGIGGRVYMPMIGIIGFDYGYGFDRVDALGNPDPKWKMHFVFGRSF
- a CDS encoding tetratricopeptide repeat protein — translated: MKTFFSRILPLVMLVALLTLTGCPTKEVTSAKVYISQNNWDKAIEQLEQAIQITPKDPEAHYLLGEGYGNKGMWDKMNQMFNASLALAPTFATQIKNTREKYWVSSFNQGVSKVNAKEGQTADLEGAINEFASAIQIDPSRVEAYKNLAYSYLRSNNTPSAIATYEKYLTVNPREVTILNEVTRLYMEAKDYSKAEETAQRTLAIDAANLDAISNLAMAYDLGGQNDKALATYETALAKNPNDQDLLFNLARLHYLNKEYDKAIELFQKVITLNPEDYDANLNVGNAYLTMADDLRKSLVEKETAKQTVSDADVAKLKDFYKAAIPFLEKAIAVKSDNSAIYYNLGVAYINIGDQTKGAEFFNKAEQLRK
- a CDS encoding isoprenyl transferase; the encoded protein is MIDQERVNRIIARGNVPGHVAVIMDGNGRWARGRGLPRTEGHKEGIESVRACVEAAGALGVKALTLYTFSSENWARPRAEVSALMSLLVRTVRREADELDRSNVRLTVIGDLDALPATPRQGFNAVTARLRKNTGLVLNIALSYSGRQEITQAARALAREVAAGRLDPDQIDEALFARHLQTAEIGDPDLLIRTSGEMRLSNFLLWQLAYSEFYVTPILWPDFRHDQFFDAIESYQHRERRFGKVTG